From Solwaraspora sp. WMMD1047, the proteins below share one genomic window:
- a CDS encoding VOC family protein, whose product MTTIGQISLGVTDDKRAGEFWRQALGYVRRPPRYDGDEWIVLEPPPGMSGSAIAMDVSESPLQEFPRVHLDLDAGDRDLDEEVDRLIRLGARRVDWRHYPAELEPGAPPYVVLADPEGNRFCVSGQRGH is encoded by the coding sequence GTGACGACGATCGGGCAGATCTCCCTCGGCGTAACCGACGACAAGCGGGCCGGAGAATTCTGGCGGCAGGCACTGGGGTATGTGCGACGGCCGCCACGGTATGACGGTGACGAGTGGATCGTCCTGGAGCCGCCACCGGGGATGTCCGGCAGCGCGATCGCCATGGACGTCAGCGAGAGCCCGCTCCAGGAATTTCCCCGCGTCCACCTCGACCTCGACGCCGGCGACCGCGACCTGGACGAGGAGGTCGACCGGCTGATCCGGCTCGGCGCCCGACGCGTCGACTGGCGGCACTACCCGGCCGAATTGGAACCGGGCGCACCGCCGTACGTGGTGCTGGCCGACCCGGAGGGCAATCGCTTCTGCGTCTCCGGCCAACGGGGCCACTGA